The DNA segment TGTCGAACACGGTCCGGCTGATCCAGGGGCGGTTTCACACGGACGTCTGCTCGGTCTACCTGATCGACCCGGTCGCCGAGGATCTGGTGCTTGCAGCGACCATCGGTCTGGACCCCTCGAGCGTGGGCCGGATCCGGATGCGGTTCGACGAGGGCCTGACGGGCCTAGTGGCGGAGCGGATGACCGCCGTCATGGAGCCGGACGCCTCCACGCACCCCCGGTTCAAGTATTTCCAGGAGACGGGCGAAGACCGCTACCGCTCATTCCTGGGCGTGCCGATCGTCGAGGCCGGCGCGGTGGAGGGCGTGCTCGTCGTCCAGACGATCGATCGCCGGCCGTTCTCGCCGAACGAGGTCCGGATGCTCGTGACGGTGGCCTCGCAACTCGCGCCGCTGGTCACGGGAGCGCGATTGCTTGAGCAGGCGGCCGCCTCCGTCGCGGCGCGGCCTGCGGCCGTCGAAGATCCGGCCGGTCGGGTTCTCCAGGGCCGGGGGCTTTCCCCCGGAATGGGGACAGGGCGAGCCTACATCGTGGGCGAACCCGCGCCCGTGGTGCACGACGGCCCCGCCGACGACCCAGCCGTCGAGCGCCAACGCCTGACCCTCGCCATGGAAGCCGCCCGCGACGAGATCGGCCGCCTCAGCCGACGGATCTCCACGCTGGTGGGCGAGGACCACGGCGCGATCCTCCAGGCGCAGTTGATGATCCTCCAGGATCGGAGCGTGGAACGCGAGTTGGAGTCGCGTCTGGAGGCCGGCGACCGCGCCGAGGCCGCCGTGGCGGGAACCCTGGAAAAGTACGTCGCGACGTTCTCGCGGATGACCAACCCGTTCTTCCAGGAGCGGATCTACGACATCAAGGACGTCTTTCGACGCGTCGCCTGGCACCTGCGCCCCTGTGATGACGAATCAACCGCCCCGGTCGGCGACGACCGGCTGATCCTGGTGGCGCGCGAGGCGTCGGTGCTCGATCTCTTCTCGGTGGACCCGGACCGTCTCGCGGGCGTGGTGGTCGAGCACGGCGGAGCGCAGAGTCACGCGGGGATCATGGCCCGCAGCCTGGGCGTGCCGATGGTCGGCCAGATCGTGGGACTGCTCGAACACGTCGAGCCGGGAAGACGGGTCGCGATCGACGGCTCCGCCGGCACGCTCCGGCTGGACCCAGCCCCCTCGCGAGAGCCCCTGGAGACGGACGGCCTCGCCCACGGCCCCCAGCCGACGCCCCCCCCGCCGCTCCGGATCGTCCCGCCGCCCGACGCGGCCGACGAGCCCGCTCAGGCGGAATCGCCAAGGGTCGACGTCAACGTGAACCTGCTGGGCGAGGCTGGCCGAGTGCTCGCGGCGGGCGCAGGCGGCGTGGGACTGTACCGCTCGGAGATGATCTTCCTCGCCCGCCGCACCCTCCCCACCGAGGAGGAGCAGGTCGAGATCTACCGCAAGCTGGTCGACGCCGTCCGGGGCCGCTCGGTCACGATCAGGACCTTCGACCTTCGCCC comes from the Paludisphaera rhizosphaerae genome and includes:
- a CDS encoding putative PEP-binding protein yields the protein MSEAAIVPTQESSLLLTLEEVSQLVSHSHDPQETLSNTVRLIQGRFHTDVCSVYLIDPVAEDLVLAATIGLDPSSVGRIRMRFDEGLTGLVAERMTAVMEPDASTHPRFKYFQETGEDRYRSFLGVPIVEAGAVEGVLVVQTIDRRPFSPNEVRMLVTVASQLAPLVTGARLLEQAAASVAARPAAVEDPAGRVLQGRGLSPGMGTGRAYIVGEPAPVVHDGPADDPAVERQRLTLAMEAARDEIGRLSRRISTLVGEDHGAILQAQLMILQDRSVERELESRLEAGDRAEAAVAGTLEKYVATFSRMTNPFFQERIYDIKDVFRRVAWHLRPCDDESTAPVGDDRLILVAREASVLDLFSVDPDRLAGVVVEHGGAQSHAGIMARSLGVPMVGQIVGLLEHVEPGRRVAIDGSAGTLRLDPAPSREPLETDGLAHGPQPTPPPPLRIVPPPDAADEPAQAESPRVDVNVNLLGEAGRVLAAGAGGVGLYRSEMIFLARRTLPTEEEQVEIYRKLVDAVRGRSVTIRTFDLRPDKLGHGSAVAAATAQALDWRLVLDSPGLQRIFHEQVRAILRAAAYGSVRLLVPLVNRTALLDLALEAVQEAHRELAREGLPHGRDVPIGAMIEVAAVAPLITDWSKRVDFFSLGTNDLIASALGQNRDDPVGARPDDAMHPGLVRMLAAMIDDAREARRPISACGEMAGDPAGALVLTTLGVDSLSVAVDRVGDIRRALAALPPCDRPAFREVLLTARGTTDVARAVRARLNVVGA